The genomic window ACTCCGCACACTCCGGACCGACGACTCGCTGAACGAGGAGCAGATCGTCCGTACCCGGCGGCTGCTGCTGCTGACCGTCTCCGGCGTTGCCGCAGGTCTGCAGAACACCGGATGAGTTTCAGCGATCTGGACCGGCCCCCGCTGGACGAGAAGTTCCTGCGGGGGCGGTTGGTGCGTCCTGGATCGTTCTGGACGCAGCTCGACGTTGTCGCCGAGACGCCGTCGACGAATGCTGTTGTAGCGGCCGCAGCCGCGGCTGGTCAGCCAGAGGGCCTTCTGGTCGCCGCTGAGTACCAGTCGTCGGGCCGTGGTCGGCTGGGACGTACGTGGACCACACCGCCTCGCTCCGCGTTGCTCATGTCGGCCCTGCTGCGCCCGACAAGCGTTGACGCGGCACGGTGGCAGTGGCTTGGTCTACTGGTTCCGCTGGCGGTAGCGGCCGCCGTACGGAAGGTTGCTGAGGTCCCGGCGCAGGTGAAGTGGCCGAACGACGTACTCGTCGAGAACCGCAAGCTGGCCGGCATCCTCCTCGAACGCGTGGAAGGCCCCGCCGCCGTCGTAGGCATCGGCCTCAACGTCACCCTCCGCGCCGACGAAAAGCCCCACGAGGCCGCCACCTCGCTAGCCCTGGAAAACGCAACCACGACAGACCGCGCCACGGTCATGGCCGCCGTACTCCGCGAACTAGCTGTTCGCTATCAGTCCTGGCTACACGCCGACGGCGATCCCGCGGTGGTGCTTCCCGAGTACCGCGAACTGTCGGCCACCCTCGGTCAACCAGTACGCGTAGAACTCCCGGACGGCACCTTCCTGGAAGGCACCGCCCGCGACCTGGCCGACGACGGCCGCCTGATCGTCGACACCGCCGACGGCCCGC from Kribbella jejuensis includes these protein-coding regions:
- a CDS encoding biotin--[acetyl-CoA-carboxylase] ligase, with amino-acid sequence MSFSDLDRPPLDEKFLRGRLVRPGSFWTQLDVVAETPSTNAVVAAAAAAGQPEGLLVAAEYQSSGRGRLGRTWTTPPRSALLMSALLRPTSVDAARWQWLGLLVPLAVAAAVRKVAEVPAQVKWPNDVLVENRKLAGILLERVEGPAAVVGIGLNVTLRADEKPHEAATSLALENATTTDRATVMAAVLRELAVRYQSWLHADGDPAVVLPEYRELSATLGQPVRVELPDGTFLEGTARDLADDGRLIVDTADGPHPLAAGDVTHLRTT